One Glycine soja cultivar W05 chromosome 2, ASM419377v2, whole genome shotgun sequence genomic region harbors:
- the LOC114386304 gene encoding protein IRX15-LIKE-like: MKNNNNNTKLILLHPSLHKQTLTPTTAAAASTLFSSHRNLWLFFFFLLFSTLLFTWTIISTTISSATSTTSSTVTSPLSPSVTKALLHYAAAANSSAKPMSPAEISAVSSTLLRLPPRPNLLILGLTHESLLWAALNHRGGRTVFLDENEYAISKFESSNPGVEAYDIQFTTKVSEYPKLLSQAQSQAHGECRPVQNLLFSECKLAINDLPNHIYTVAWDVILVDGPKGYFQAAPGRMAPIFTAAVLARSKKFGQTHVFVHDYGREVERVFSEEFLCKENLVELVDSLGHFVVKSEAHDGESAVFCKNLSALRSSKVVGDEEE; encoded by the coding sequence atgaagaacaacaacaacaacaccaagCTCATCCTCCTTCACCCTTCCCTCCACAAACAAACCCTGACACCCACCACCGCCGCCGCCGCCTCCACACTATTCTCTTCCCACCGTAACCTCTggctctttttcttcttcctcctcttctccACCCTCCTCTTCACCTGGACCATCATCTCAACCACAATCTCCTCCGCCACTTCAACCACTTCCTCCACCGTTACCTCCCCTCTCTCACCCTCCGTCACAAAGGCCCTCCTCCACTACGCCGCCGCCGCTAACTCCTCCGCCAAACCCATGTCCCCCGCCGAAATCTCCGCCGTCTCCTCCACCCTCCTCCGCCTCCCCCCGCGCCCCAACCTCTTAATCTTAGGCCTCACCCACGAGTCCCTCCTCTGGGCCGCCCTCAACCACCGCGGCGGCCGCACCGTCTTCCTCGACGAGAACGAATACGCCATCTCGAAATTCGAGTCTTCCAACCCCGGCGTCGAAGCTTACGATATTCAATTCACAACAAAAGTCAGCGAATACCCAAAACTCCTCTCCCAAGCCCAATCTCAGGCCCACGGCGAGTGTAGGCCCGTCCAGAACCTCTTGTTCTCTGAATGCAAGCTTGCAATCAACGACTTACCTAACCACATTTACACTGTCGCGTGGGACGTTATTCTTGTTGACGGGCCCAAAGGGTATTTTCAGGCGGCGCCAGGGCGGATGGCGCCAATCTTCACGGCGGCGGTACTTGCCCGGAGTAAAAAATTCGGCCAGACTCACGTGTTCGTGCATGACTACGGGAGAGAGGTGGAGAGGGTTTTCAGCGAGGAGTTTCTGTGTAAGGAGAATTTGGTTGAGTTGGTGGATTCGTTGGGGCACTTCGTTGTTAAGAGCGAGGCTCACGACGGAGAAAGCGCGGTTTTTTGTAAGAACTTGTCGGCGTTGCGGTCGTCGAAGGTTGTCGGCGACGAAGAGGAGTAG